The following proteins are co-located in the Tripterygium wilfordii isolate XIE 37 chromosome 2, ASM1340144v1, whole genome shotgun sequence genome:
- the LOC120011866 gene encoding alkane hydroxylase MAH1-like, giving the protein MLIIGYFGSILALVFFHFFILFIIFCSRNSNNGVPWNWPFFGTIPAWFFNLHRIPDRATEILERSKGTFLHKGLSYCNMDMLFTCDPSNVHYITSTNFGNYCKGPENREFFDIFGDNLFNLDFENWAHKRKYIHSYFNHKKFHQFLPKIINETVTAGLIPVLDQVSQQGLMVDLQSFFKRFVCDIAWMMSTGYNPKSLSIGFFEEPFLKAIDDACEAIFFRHLSPKYLLSMQRWLGIGKEKKLSDARRTVHQIAAKYISMKREDLSKETKHEEEGFDMLRCFLTEHEVAGSQSEEYIRDTVPGLAFAAYDTSSATLAWFFWLLSRNPAAETRIREELDNHFSTKKEENKRMKTIFNKEELNKLVYLHSALCETLRLHPPAPFTRRNPVKADVLPSGHHITPETKVLLSAYAMGRMTSLWGEDCNEFKPERWIDEKGTVKYETTSKFFSFGAGPRICPGRDVAFTVMKAASATIIYNYFVKVVETRPVTSKASIINEMKHGLRAKVTSRWAS; this is encoded by the coding sequence ATGCTGATAATAGGCTATTTTGGATCCATCTTGGCTTTAGTCTTCTTCCATTTTTTCATCTTGTTTATTATATTCTGCTCTAGAAATAGCAACAATGGGGTTCCATGGAATTGGCCTTTCTTTGGGACGATCCCTGCATGGTTTTTCAACCTCCACCGGATCCCAGACCGAGCTACCGAGATTCTAGAGAGAAGCAAAGGTACATTCCTACACAAAGGCCTCTCTTACTGTAACATGGACATGTTATTCACCTGTGATCCCTCCAACGTACACTACATTACCAGCACAAACTTTGGGAATTATTGCAAAGGCCCTGAGAACAGGGAGTTCTTTGATATATTTGGAGATAACCTTTTCAATTTAGATTTCGAAAATTGGGCTCACAAGAGAAAATACATACATTCCTACTTCAACCACAAGAAGTTCCACCAGTTCCTTCCCAAGATCATCAATGAGACTGTGACTGCAGGGTTGATCCCAGTTCTCGACCAGGTATCACAGCAAGGTCTAATGGTGGACTTGCAAAGTTTTTTCAAAAGGTTTGTGTGTGATATTGCTTGGATGATGTCTACTGGATACAACCCCAAGAGCCTGTCAATCGGATTCTTTGAAGAACCGTTCCTGAAGGCGATAGACGATGCTTGTGAAGCGATATTTTTTCGACATCTCTCGCCAAAATACTTATTGAGCATGCAAAGGTGGCTAGGGAtaggaaaagagaagaaactaAGCGACGCACGAAGAACCGTACACCAAATTGCAGCAAAATATATATCAATGAAGCGAGAAGACCTGagcaaagaaacaaaacatgAAGAAGAAGGGTTCGATATGCTACGATGTTTCCTCACAGAACATGAGGTTGCAGGGTCACAAAGTGAGGAATATATCAGAGACACTGTTCCAGGTCTTGCATTTGCTGCCTATGACACGTCTAGCGCAACACTCGCTTggttcttttggcttctttccaGGAATCCCGCCGCGGAAACTAGAATTAGAGAAGAGCTTGACAACCATTTTtccacaaagaaagaagaaaataaaagaatgaaaacaaTATTCAACAAAGAGGAGTTGAATAAGTTAGTTTATCTCCACTCTGCTCTGTGTGAAACACTGAGGCTACATCCACCAGCCCCTTTTACCAGAAGGAATCCTGTTAAAGCAGACGTCCTTCCCAGTGGACATCATATCACTCCAGAAACAAAGGTTTTGCTTTCAGCATATGCAATGGGAAGGATGACTTCGTTATGGGGGGAGGATTGTAACGAATTCAAGCCGGAGCGATGGATCGATGAGAAAGGTACAGTTAAATATGagacaactagcaagtttttctcttttggtGCAGGACCAAGGATTTGCCCTGGGAGGGACGTAGCTTTTACTGTGATGAAGGCTGCTTCAGCAACTATAATATATAACTACTTTGTCAAAGTAGTGGAAACCCGCCCAGTGACTTCAAAAGCCAGTATTATTAATGAGATGAAGCATGGCTTGAGGGCTAAGGTTACAAGCAGGTGGGCTAGTTAA
- the LOC120011852 gene encoding amino-acid permease BAT1-like isoform X2 → MFVGLSMAEICSSYPTSGGLYYWSAKLAGPRWAPFASWMTGWFNIVGQWAVTTSVDFSLAQLIQVIILLGTGGKNGGGYDASKYVVIALHGGILFMHAILNSLPISVLSFFGQLAAAWNLVGVLVLMILIPCVATERASAKFVFTHFNTDNGDGISSKVYIFVLGLLMSQYTLTGYDASAHMTEETRNADKNGPRGIISSIGISIIFGWAYLLGITFAVTNIPYLLNEDNDAGGYAIAEIFYLAFKSRYGNGTGGIVCLGVVAVAIFFCGMSSVTSNSRMAYAFSRDGAMPLSSLWHKVNGQEVPINAVWASAFVSFCMALTSLVSLVAFQAMVSIATIGLYIAYALPIFFRVTLARNSFVPGPFNLGRYGIFVGWIAVLWVATISVLFSLPVAYPITQETLNYTPVAVGGLLVLIVSSWILGARNWFTGPVTNIDT, encoded by the exons ATGTTTGTTGGGTTGTCAATGGCTGAGATTTGCTCCTCTTATCCAACTTCTGGTGGTCTCTACTACTGGAGTGCAAAGCTTGCTGGACCAAGATGGGCTCCCTTTGCCTCATGGATGACTGGCTG gtTCAACATTGTTGGTCAG TGGGCTGTGACAACAAGCGTCGATTTCTCTCTTGCACAGCTGATTCAGGTGATTATTCTTCTCGGCACAGGTGGAAAAAATGGCGGTGGATACGACGCGTCCAAATATGTAGTCATTGCTTTACATGGAGGAATTCTGTTCATGCATGCTATATTAAATAGCCTTCCTATCTCAGTGTTATCTTTCTTTGGGCAGCTGGCTGCTGCTTGGAATCTTGTAG GTGTTTTGGTTCTCATGATTCTCATTCCTTGTGTCGCAACGGAAAGAGCTAGTGCCAAGTTTGTGTTCACCCACTTCAACACTGACAACGGCGACGGGATCAGTAGTAAAGTTTACATATTTGTTCTTGGGCTATTGATGAGTCAGTATACCCTTACAGGGTATGATGCATCCGCTCATATG ACAGAGGAAACCAGGAATGCTGATAAGAATGGACCAAGAGGAATAATTAGTTCCATTGGGATATCTATAATATTCGGATGGGCTTACCTACTTGGTATCACATTTGCAGTCACCAATATCCCTTACCTTCTGAATGAAGACAATGATGCCGGTGGTTATGCTATTGCCGAGATATTTTACCTAGCTTTCAAGAGTAGATATGGGAATGGAACTGGAGGGATTGTTTGCTTGGGAGTGGTTGCTGTTGCAATATTTTTCTGTGGCATGAGTTCAGTCACTAGCAACTCCAG GATGGCCTATGCGTTTTCTCGTGATGGGGCGATGCCATTATCGTCTCTTTGGCATAAAGTGAACGGGCAGGAGGTCCCGATCAATGCTGTTTGGGCCTCGGCATTTGTATCATTTTGCATGGCGTTGACG TCCCTTGTAAGCTTAGTGGCATTTCAGGCCATGGTGTCTATTGCTACCATTGGATTGTACATTGCCTATGCCCTACCTATCTTCTTTAGGGTGACTTTGGCACGCAATTCCTTTGTCCCCGGACCTTTCAACTTGGGCCGCTATGGGATTTTCGTCGGTTGGATTGCTGTCCTCTGGGTAGCAACAATCTCGGTCCTCTTCTCGCTGCCTGTGGCATATCCGATAACACAGGAAACACT
- the LOC120011186 gene encoding uncharacterized protein LOC120011186 yields MTPQEEESKRTLDPNRTILIRQSILITLSFIRGEQLLAEAGQFVDHIIMMTQLNFVQFTVHMHKDNNSGGSLIHVFTSTSEKFTPQTHTSVQKGNRRKLLRDNKEKKRKIIKQQRQEEEGGSALIFPVLLCGLSLLFSSCSRRFSVRGISTRENPNLKLNVEICEFCRALRPAVYCKADGAYLCLSCDSKVHSANALSNRHARSLLCDSCRYLPANLHCLDHRMFICCGCDQSLHDVSCQHRKEAVGSFTGCPLATDFAALWGFDLCNMENSTVQNQSTSSSCVNSRTLTLAISGQPCQKIRRISRASELAIETSVSGVESEGGSSNRESKTLYNCQQQQNACFILQQILDLERLQLNEGNNHPPLICRRERMDIASSTSSTVKELEEYPYQRLQLTKNLYIVDQQKESLLRGLKTDPFPLPFNQLDHLQSCSTAADSLHGESFWQCKSPVQSSQLWPQSMEDLEFCEEVFRDDFNMPDVDLTFQNYEELFGGDMDPFRTKVDEKDVSFSLAEEDKSLIKSSNADTRQPESTFIYKEISTSDQVSNALGSRRPIQPSYSTMSVSLSRLSAESSRTDFSHGGFSPNTNVGKASCNSSELEGRHLETNEDTVIKNKDKKVRLHEKKVRYASRKATADARNQVTRHSVNPQDYDSETIDVTTSY; encoded by the exons ATGACGCcccaagaagaagaaagcaagCGTACTTTGGATCCGAATAGGACAATATTG ATCAGACAATCAATTCTCATCACTCTTTCTTTCATACGTGGTGAACAACTATTGGCTGAAGCTGGTCAGTTTGTGGATCATATAATAATGATGACTCAACTGAATTTCGTTCAATTCACAGTTCACATGCACAAGGATAATAACTCGGGTGGGTCCCTTATCCACGTGTTCACATCCACGTCAGAAAAGTTCACGCCCCAAACCCACACGTCAGTTCAAAAAGGCAACAGAAGGAAATTATTAAgagataataaagaaaaaaaaaggaagataaTAAAACAACagagacaagaagaagaaggaggctCTGCTCTGATCTTTCCAGTTCTCCTCTGCGgactttctctccttttctcttctTGCAGTCGCAG ATTTTCAGTTCGTGGAATCAGTACACGTGAGAATCCT AACCTGAAGCTCAACGTGGAAATTTGTGAATTTTGTAGGGCGTTGAGGCCAGCTGTCTATTGTAAGGCTGATGGAGCGTATCTTTGCCTTTCCTGTGATTCAAAGGTCCATTCAGCTAATGCCCTCTCCAACCGGCATGCCCGTAGCCTCCTTTGTGACTCATGTAGATACCTCCCAGCTAATCTCCATTGTTTGGATCACCGGATGTTCATCTGTTGTGGATGTGACCAGAGCCTGCATGACGTCTCTTGCCAACATCGGAAGGAGGCGGTTGGTAGTTTCACTGGATGCCCTTTAGCTACAGATTTTGCGGCATTGTGGGGTTTTGATCTGTGCAATATGGAAAATAGCACTGTTCAAAACCAATCAACTTCAAGCAGTTGTGTGAATTCCAGAACGTTGACTTTAGCGATTTCAGGGCAACCTTGTCAAAAAATCAGACGCATTTCACGCGCATCTGAATTGGCTATTGAGACTTCAGTCTCGGGTGTGGAGTCGGAAGGAGGATCAAGCAACCGAGAAAGTAAG ACCCTATATAACTGTCAACAGCAGCAAAATGCTTGTTTTATTCTGCAGCAGATTCTGGACTTGGAAAGGCTGCAACTAAATGAGGGAAATAACCATCCACCATTGATTTGTAGACGGGAACGGATGGACATAGCTTCTTCCACATCAAGTACTGTAAAGGAACTTGAAGAATATCCTTATCAACGTTTGCAACTTACCAAGAATCTTTATATTGTCGATCAACAGAAGGAAAGTCTGCTTCGGGGGTTGAAAACAGACCCATTTCCTTTGCCATTTAATCAGTTGGACCATTTACAGTCATGTTCAACTGCTGCGGATTCTTTGCATGGAGAATCTTTCTGGCAGTGCAAAAGTCCAGTTCAAAGTAGTCAG CTGTGGCCTCAAAGTATGGAAGACCTTGAATTTTGTGAAGAAGTCTTTCGTGATGATTTTAATATGCCTGATGTTGATTTGACATTCCAAAACTATGAAGAACTATTTGGTGGTGATATGGATCCTTTTAGAACAAAGGTTGATGAAAAAGATGTTTCATTCTCCCTTGCAGAGGAGGATAAGTCCCTCATTAAATCAAGTAACGCGGATACAAGACAACCGGAG TCTACTTTCATTTACAAGGAAATTTCTACTTCAGATCAAGTCTCTAATGCTTTGGGAAGTCGTCGCCCAATTCAACCATCTTATTCAACTATGTCAGTATCCCTTTCAAGGCTCAGTGCTGAAAGCAGCCGAACTGATTTTTCTCATGGCGGATTCTCACCCAACACAAATGTGGGGAAAGCTTCATGCAATTCTTCTGAATTGGAGGGTAGACATCTGGAGACCAATGAAGATACCGTGATTAAGAACAAAGACAAGAAGGTCCGGCT GCACGAGAAAAAAGTACGATATGCATCTCGGAAAGCCACAGCTGATGCAAGGAATCAGGTAACAAGGCATTCTGTAAATCCACAAGACTATGACTCCGAGACTATTGATGTGACAACAAGTTATTAA
- the LOC120011852 gene encoding amino-acid permease BAT1-like isoform X1, with amino-acid sequence MGSGDMALPSHTVANGEFLLDSGTARLKELGYKQELKRDLSVFSNFAFSFSIISVLTGITTLYNTGLKFGGTVSLIYGWFIAGGFTMFVGLSMAEICSSYPTSGGLYYWSAKLAGPRWAPFASWMTGWFNIVGQWAVTTSVDFSLAQLIQVIILLGTGGKNGGGYDASKYVVIALHGGILFMHAILNSLPISVLSFFGQLAAAWNLVGVLVLMILIPCVATERASAKFVFTHFNTDNGDGISSKVYIFVLGLLMSQYTLTGYDASAHMTEETRNADKNGPRGIISSIGISIIFGWAYLLGITFAVTNIPYLLNEDNDAGGYAIAEIFYLAFKSRYGNGTGGIVCLGVVAVAIFFCGMSSVTSNSRMAYAFSRDGAMPLSSLWHKVNGQEVPINAVWASAFVSFCMALTSLVSLVAFQAMVSIATIGLYIAYALPIFFRVTLARNSFVPGPFNLGRYGIFVGWIAVLWVATISVLFSLPVAYPITQETLNYTPVAVGGLLVLIVSSWILGARNWFTGPVTNIDT; translated from the exons ATGGGCAGTGGAGATATGGCCCTGCCGTCTCACACTGTTGCAAATGGCGAGTTTCTGCTTGATTCAGGTACTGCCCGTCTCAAGGAGCTAGGCTACAAACAAGAGCTCAAGCGTGATCTATC GGTGTTCTCCAATTTTGCGTTTTCATTCTCAATCATATCGGTGCTGACTGGTATAACCACTCTTTATAACACTGGGTTGAAATTTGGGGGAACAGTGTCTTTGATTTATGGGTGGTTTATTGCTGGTGGGTTCACCATGTTTGTTGGGTTGTCAATGGCTGAGATTTGCTCCTCTTATCCAACTTCTGGTGGTCTCTACTACTGGAGTGCAAAGCTTGCTGGACCAAGATGGGCTCCCTTTGCCTCATGGATGACTGGCTG gtTCAACATTGTTGGTCAG TGGGCTGTGACAACAAGCGTCGATTTCTCTCTTGCACAGCTGATTCAGGTGATTATTCTTCTCGGCACAGGTGGAAAAAATGGCGGTGGATACGACGCGTCCAAATATGTAGTCATTGCTTTACATGGAGGAATTCTGTTCATGCATGCTATATTAAATAGCCTTCCTATCTCAGTGTTATCTTTCTTTGGGCAGCTGGCTGCTGCTTGGAATCTTGTAG GTGTTTTGGTTCTCATGATTCTCATTCCTTGTGTCGCAACGGAAAGAGCTAGTGCCAAGTTTGTGTTCACCCACTTCAACACTGACAACGGCGACGGGATCAGTAGTAAAGTTTACATATTTGTTCTTGGGCTATTGATGAGTCAGTATACCCTTACAGGGTATGATGCATCCGCTCATATG ACAGAGGAAACCAGGAATGCTGATAAGAATGGACCAAGAGGAATAATTAGTTCCATTGGGATATCTATAATATTCGGATGGGCTTACCTACTTGGTATCACATTTGCAGTCACCAATATCCCTTACCTTCTGAATGAAGACAATGATGCCGGTGGTTATGCTATTGCCGAGATATTTTACCTAGCTTTCAAGAGTAGATATGGGAATGGAACTGGAGGGATTGTTTGCTTGGGAGTGGTTGCTGTTGCAATATTTTTCTGTGGCATGAGTTCAGTCACTAGCAACTCCAG GATGGCCTATGCGTTTTCTCGTGATGGGGCGATGCCATTATCGTCTCTTTGGCATAAAGTGAACGGGCAGGAGGTCCCGATCAATGCTGTTTGGGCCTCGGCATTTGTATCATTTTGCATGGCGTTGACG TCCCTTGTAAGCTTAGTGGCATTTCAGGCCATGGTGTCTATTGCTACCATTGGATTGTACATTGCCTATGCCCTACCTATCTTCTTTAGGGTGACTTTGGCACGCAATTCCTTTGTCCCCGGACCTTTCAACTTGGGCCGCTATGGGATTTTCGTCGGTTGGATTGCTGTCCTCTGGGTAGCAACAATCTCGGTCCTCTTCTCGCTGCCTGTGGCATATCCGATAACACAGGAAACACT